TATTTAGTGGGGGGTTTAAGTAGCAAATATATAACTATTAAAGAGGCTTCAAGAGGTTTATGAAATTAAAAAAACATTAAAGACATAACACTTTTGAAGTCAAATTAACTACATACTCGCTGCTTTTTTAAATATTCTTTATTTTGATTCAAGTCGTTTTCTAAATATAAATTTAATAAAAAAAAGAAACTCATAAACCAATATAAATAAACAAACCGTAAAAAATTCATCCCATTAATTACAACTATCTCATTTATAAATCATTATTTTTCTCATTAATTCATCAACATAAAAGATCAACAAATCAGTAAAGATATTTCTAACAGATCTTATTGTTAAATTCAATGCTAAAAAAATTTCAACTCCAATTAATAAGGTTTTAAGAACTAAAAATTCATCTTTTGAATGACTTCCTGAAATCACCAGGTGTATTCCCTGTCATTTTTTTAAAGAATTTTGAAAAATTTGAAGGGTCATAAGTAAAAATACGTGCAATTTCTGCAACAGATTGATCTGAATTTATAAGCATTTGTTTGGCTTGTTTAATAATTTCTCCATCATAAAAGTGACAAGGATGCTGCCCCGTTTCTTTTTTTATGGTATCTGTAAGATGTTTATGAGAAACAGCCAGATGTCCTGCAATTTCATTTACCTCCATAAAATCAGACACTTCTCCTGAAATAACTTTCTGGATATGGCTTTCTAAAAAACTAAAATACTGGTGGGTAATCTCTTCACTTCTTTTCATCTTGTTTTTTACTTATAATTAATTAAAATTATAAAAATAAAAGTACGAATTAAAATCCACATGGTGAACTTTTCGGATAATTAATAAAGATAATAACTCTACTTTTTTAGCCTAAAAAAAAATAGCTCAATCTCTATCTCTTCATTCAATTTCAGTAACATTCTGTTGGGTGATAAAAACAAAAGATCTCCTAATTGAGACCTTTATTTGGGGATAAAATCGTTTGTGTTTATAGAATCATTATGAGAGTAAATAATCTCTTTTTCATCACTGTAGGAACTGTTTGCAAAAGTATGAAACCTGTCAAATCCTATCAAAAATAAGATGTAGAATAAACCTCATTTTTTTGTAAAACTTTTACTACAAAAACATAATATACAAAGACTATTCACAACACACTACACAGAATAAAAAACGGCAATAATAAAAAAAACATATCTCATTGAATTTCAATATTATTAATCCGCAAAAACTTGGAAACATCTCCTATTACTCACTTTCTATAGTATTCGGATCTCATAAAATGAATACCGTGAAAACAAATACAGATTTAAATACGATTCACTAAAGTCAAATTCGTAAATAAATTATCACCTTATGTAGAAATATTACTACAAAAAAGCCGACTAATATCAGTGTCTCTATCAATAAATACAGACAAAACTTATAATAAAACACATCAAAACATGCTGATTTATCTGTATAATTTCATTATTTTTACAGCATCAAACGAAAGTATTTAACGCTTAAAAACACAGAAGCAAAAAATTAATGACAAAAACTTATTTCCAATCGTTCCCCTCTATTAAAAAAACTTCGACTTGTACAAAAACTATTATTAACCGTTTTTTGCTTTAGGGCAAAAGACACAGATCAGTTTTGCATGAGAGTTTGGGCATTGTTTTTTACTTGCTTATATTTCAACATATACGGACAACGCTATACATCGACCTGGTATAATATTGACAATGGACTTCCACAAAGTAGTGCGAAGGCTATTGTTAAGGATAAGTATGGCTTTATCTGGATCTCTACAGAAAATGGTCTTGTACGTTATGACGGAAGCTCTTTCATTACCTTTAATAACTTTAAAATAAATAATCTTCACTTTGGAGAATTTATTGGGGATCAGCGCATGGATAGCATTACAGTTCTCAATGATTTCCAAGAGAATAAGATTATCATTAAAAACAGATTTCCTCAGCTCACAAAACTTCACAGCAGTGATAAGATAACGTATACTACAGGAAAGGAATTCGTGCATAGGGTTGCCAATAATATCCTGGCTTGCAATTTTTATAATGACATCCAATATTATGTAAAGCTCAAAAATTCCACCTACAGTTTTACTGAAAAGAATATGATCATTTATAAAGATGACAAGGGGAATGAAACAAATATATTTATTCCATTTTCCAACAAGGATCTGAATAGTATGTTTGTATTTAATGAAGTTCTTTTCATTAATGACATGAAAAATAGGAAAACTTATGCCATTGCTAATGGAAAGCTTTCTATCCATCAGGAACCCAGTCTTTTTAATGATCCCAAAACAAGGGTTTATTGGCAGCAAATTACCAATCAAACCTTTATCATCAACAACAATGATATTTACATCGTAGTAGGCAATGAAAAAAAGCCTGAGCTGAAATTTCTTGTAAAATACAATGAAATAGGAAGTCATTCTTACTGCTCCATGTTTTATGGCTGGAAGTTCAATAAACTTTATCTTGGAACTTTAAACAATGGATTAAATGTTTTAAAGCTATCTGATTTTTATGTATCCAGAAAAAAAGCGGACTTTTCCAATAACGTTTACTATGCTTCTCTCCCATTCAGCAAGAATACCATCATTGCAGAAGACGGTACTGAATTCGGAAGAGAAGGAATTGTAAAGAAATACCCGTTTGGTAATAATGACAATTATATTATGATGTATGACAAACCCGGAAATATCTTGATCCGGAAGAGAAACAGCATCATTAAGTTTTATAAAGACTCTGGTTATAAGAAAAAAGATTCTACTTTCATCAAGTCAGGTTTTGAAGCTTTTTTACAAAGTGGAAATCTTTATGGTAAGTCTTTTTCGGAGAATTCAAAAAGTCAGCTTCAGATTTTCAAAGATGATGTGTTCGCAAAACCGGATTACAGCTATGAGTTTGATAGCTTTGTTAATAATTTTTTCCAATACAGTGAAAATGAAATTTTAGTAGGCAGCAGTGATGGTCTGTATTCTGTAGTTTTGGGAAGCAAAAAGATTACTCCAATTCATAAAAACATTCACGTTAAAAGCATTGTCAGAACAAAGGATAATTTAACCTGGGTGATGACCAATAAGGATGGCTTCTTCCTTCTCAGGAATCGGAAACTCATCAAAATGCCTAATGACAGGAGTAATAATCTAATGTCTGCTCATTATATTCTTGAAGATCAAAAAGGATTCTATTGGATATCTTCCAACAACGGACTCTTTAAGGTTCCTAAAAAGCAACTCTTACAATATGCACAAGACAGGAAAAGCCCTGTTTATTATTATCGTTTCACAAAAAGAGACGGATTTCTCACCAATGAGTTCAATGGAAGTTCACAACCCAATGCCTATGCACTGGAAAATGGAGATTTTGTGTTTCCTTCAATGGACGGGTTTGTGTTTTTCAATCCGGATCATGTCAGAACGTTCTATCCTGATAAAAACAAAATGTATATTGAAAGAGTAAGGATTGGAAATTCTGACCCGCAATATTTCCATCATATTCTAGATCTTCAAAATAATTATAAAACAGCAGAAATTTTTATTGATGTTCCTTATTTTTCCAATCTGGAAAACCTTTATTTAGAGGCTAAGATCTCTGGAAAGGAAAGCTCTGATTGGGAACCGATTGCTACAGGAAAGGAATTGAAATACACCATCAGCAATCTTGCTCCGGGAGACTACACCCTAAGCATTAGAATGTTGGTTTCTCCTGATGGAAAATTTGAACAAAAATCCATCCGATTTAAGATTCAACCTCTTTTTTATCAGACATTGCTGTTCCGAGTTTCTGCATCTATCATTATCTTGATTATCATTATTGTGATAGTTCAGCTAATGACCAATTTTTTAAGAATAAAGAACAGAGTCCTAAAGCAGATTGTTCACAATAAGAATTCGGAACTGAAAGAAACTTCCCTTAATCTGGAAGTGGTAAAAAGTGATTTGCGAAAGGAAACGGAATATCAGAAAAAATTGGTGGAAACAATTAGTCATGATATTACCACTCCTATAAGATTCATTGCTATGCTCTCGCAGAAACTTCATGAATCTGATGATCTGGAACTGCAGAAAAAATATTTTGACAGTATTTATAAGTCTTCTGAACAACTTTATCAGTTCACTCTAAATTTAAAAGAATATACTGAACTTTATAAGGCTGAGAATATCTTTGAAGAAGAGGAATACCCGATCAACAGGATTCTTGAGATCAAGAAAAAACTCTTTTGTGAAATTGCAAAAGAAAGAGGAACTACAATCATTAACACAGCAGGAATTAATGTTTATTCTAAAGTTAATGAAAGCATTTTAACCGCCATTATCCATAATATTCTTGATAATGCTGTAAAAAATACATTTGACGGAAAAATACATCTTAATGCAATAGAAATTAATCAGAAAATCACAATAACAATCACTGATACTGGAACGGGAATGCCGGATGAACAGATCAATATGTACATGAATTTATTCAGAAATCCTAAACTGGAAACTCCCAGCTTTAAAGGAAAGGGACTGGGACTGCATATGGTTATTCATTTGGTAAAAAAAATCAATGCTGAAATCGCTTTCAGACATAACCAGCCTCAGGGAACAATTGTGGAATTAATGCTCAATAAAAACTAATTTACTATGAACGAAAGAATCTTAATCGCTGATGATCACTATGTAGTCAGAGCAGGAACCGCCTTAGTCCTCGAATCGGGGTTTCCGGAGCTGAAGATAGATTTTGCTGAAAATTATGCACAGGTTAAAAAAATGCTGGAATCTCAGGATTACAGTCTTATTATTTTAGATATTGACATGCCGGGAACTCAATACAAAAAGATGATTTCCGAGCTTAAAGCTATACAAAATACAATCAAGATCCTTGTATTTTCAGGCTATGATAAAGATGTAGCGATACAATATATCCGAGAGGGTGCTGAAGGTTACTTAAACAAACAAAGCAGTGAAGAAGAGATTAAAAATGCAGTTCGAACTGTTATTGAAAAAGGGTATTTCTACCCTGCAGAATTAATCGGGCTTATTATTCAGAACAAAAAAAGTAATCCTGCCGAAAAGCTGTCATCTCGTGAATATGAAATTTTTAAGCTTTTAGCGGATGGCAACGGAAACCTTGAAATTGCCAACAAACTCAATATACAAATGTCTACGGTAAGTACTTATAAAAAAAGAATTTTCCAGAAGCTTGATGTGGCTAATATTGCTGAATTGATCAAGGTGTACGAAATGATGCACTGATCGTTGGGTGCTGGAAGCTGGAAGAACGGGATTATCAAATGTTCAGAATCAATGTAATCTTATTTTATTAATTGGGAAAAGAGCTTGAGTTGATGGAGTCATGAGTTTCAATCATCTATTCAATAAAAACATCCATCTCTCCTCTTCCAGCATCCGTCTCATCATCATTACTTCCTATTATAATCATTGAAACAATGATTTTTACAATTAAAAAATAATCAGGAAATTTACGGAATCTTATTGTCTATGAAACCACTGCATATTAATTGCAAAAAATCATGAATCCATTGGAAAAAGCTGATCAGGGAAGCAGACGTTTCCGATATATAAAACTTTGTATTTTCTTTTCCGGACTTTCTGTATTCGCGCAGCTTTATCTTTTTCAGCCGATGCTTCCCATGGCTGCAGAACATTTCAATGTATCTGTGGGAGATACCTCTTTGCTTGTTTCGTCATCTACCATCGGAATGGCATTGGGGTTATTATTCTTTGCTTTTAAGGCTGAT
This is a stretch of genomic DNA from Chryseobacterium tructae. It encodes these proteins:
- a CDS encoding ATP-binding protein, coding for MRVWALFFTCLYFNIYGQRYTSTWYNIDNGLPQSSAKAIVKDKYGFIWISTENGLVRYDGSSFITFNNFKINNLHFGEFIGDQRMDSITVLNDFQENKIIIKNRFPQLTKLHSSDKITYTTGKEFVHRVANNILACNFYNDIQYYVKLKNSTYSFTEKNMIIYKDDKGNETNIFIPFSNKDLNSMFVFNEVLFINDMKNRKTYAIANGKLSIHQEPSLFNDPKTRVYWQQITNQTFIINNNDIYIVVGNEKKPELKFLVKYNEIGSHSYCSMFYGWKFNKLYLGTLNNGLNVLKLSDFYVSRKKADFSNNVYYASLPFSKNTIIAEDGTEFGREGIVKKYPFGNNDNYIMMYDKPGNILIRKRNSIIKFYKDSGYKKKDSTFIKSGFEAFLQSGNLYGKSFSENSKSQLQIFKDDVFAKPDYSYEFDSFVNNFFQYSENEILVGSSDGLYSVVLGSKKITPIHKNIHVKSIVRTKDNLTWVMTNKDGFFLLRNRKLIKMPNDRSNNLMSAHYILEDQKGFYWISSNNGLFKVPKKQLLQYAQDRKSPVYYYRFTKRDGFLTNEFNGSSQPNAYALENGDFVFPSMDGFVFFNPDHVRTFYPDKNKMYIERVRIGNSDPQYFHHILDLQNNYKTAEIFIDVPYFSNLENLYLEAKISGKESSDWEPIATGKELKYTISNLAPGDYTLSIRMLVSPDGKFEQKSIRFKIQPLFYQTLLFRVSASIIILIIIIVIVQLMTNFLRIKNRVLKQIVHNKNSELKETSLNLEVVKSDLRKETEYQKKLVETISHDITTPIRFIAMLSQKLHESDDLELQKKYFDSIYKSSEQLYQFTLNLKEYTELYKAENIFEEEEYPINRILEIKKKLFCEIAKERGTTIINTAGINVYSKVNESILTAIIHNILDNAVKNTFDGKIHLNAIEINQKITITITDTGTGMPDEQINMYMNLFRNPKLETPSFKGKGLGLHMVIHLVKKINAEIAFRHNQPQGTIVELMLNKN
- a CDS encoding response regulator transcription factor, yielding MNERILIADDHYVVRAGTALVLESGFPELKIDFAENYAQVKKMLESQDYSLIILDIDMPGTQYKKMISELKAIQNTIKILVFSGYDKDVAIQYIREGAEGYLNKQSSEEEIKNAVRTVIEKGYFYPAELIGLIIQNKKSNPAEKLSSREYEIFKLLADGNGNLEIANKLNIQMSTVSTYKKRIFQKLDVANIAELIKVYEMMH
- a CDS encoding helix-turn-helix domain-containing protein, with protein sequence MKRSEEITHQYFSFLESHIQKVISGEVSDFMEVNEIAGHLAVSHKHLTDTIKKETGQHPCHFYDGEIIKQAKQMLINSDQSVAEIARIFTYDPSNFSKFFKKMTGNTPGDFRKSFKR